In Antarcticibacterium arcticum, the genomic stretch AAACGGAAGCTGGGAAGCTACCGTTGTTTCTCCCTCCCCGGGCCGGGGGAAATTTGAAAACTATATGATAGGTTTTAAAATTCCCAATGATGCTACCGAATATTGGGATGATCCAAAGCTTCAAATGAAATCATAAAATCCAATGAAATTTAATGGGAAAGCCTGGATCCTGGCGGCCTTTATATTTCTGGTCGCACCCGGCCTTGCCGCTCAAAATCCGGCACTGGCTGATAGTCTCATTGCACTTTATCATTCCGATGAGTCCCTTGAAAACGACCTTCCAACCTTAAAGTCAATTGCCGACAATCATACCAATCCCGATATTAAACTGGAATACGCCGAAATTCTCATTACCAAAGCTGCCAAAGATTCTTTGTATAATTACCTTCACAGCGGTTTTTTACAAAAGGGGAATGCCATGCAATTAAAGGGAAATTATCCCACGGCCCTTGATTCCTATTTCAGAAGTCTTAATTACGCTAACCTAAGCAACAACAGGCTGGGAATTGGAGCCATAAATATTTCAATTGCAGATACTTATTCCATGATTGGGAATTCCCTCACTTCAAAAAGATATTATGACCGGGGAATTGCGATTCTAAGGGAGGTTAATGACTCCATTAAGTTAGGATCTGCCTTACTCAATGTGGGTGATGAATCATTTAACAGTGGTGATTACGATGAGGCCCTGGAATATTTTTCAGAATCAGGGCTTATCTTTAAGGCAATAGATTATCCATTAGGCAGGGCTTATAATTTGGGTAATGTAGGGATGGTGTATGCCGCACAGGGAAAACACACCCTTGCCAAAAAAAATATCAATGAGGCAATTGAAATGCTGGAGGAATTGGAACAGTATTACCCAATAGCAGTTTACCTTAGTACTATTGCCGATATTTATGCAGCTCAAAACAATATTCCCAACGCTTTTGACTATGCAAAACGCAGCCATGAACTCGCCACCCGTTATGGGCTGAAGGATCAAATTGGGAACTCCAACCTGCAGCTGGCAAACCTCTATGAAGCTGCCGGAAATTATAAAGAAGCCTATAAATTCTATAAAAACTATATAGTATATCGTGATAGCGTAACAAACCTGCAGGCGATCCAGCAAATGGCCGACCTGCGAACAGATTTTGAGATCTCACAGAAGCAAACCGAAGTAGATCTCCTGGCGCAACAAAAAAGGAATCAGAAAATAATAGTAATCTCTACAGGAATTGCTTTGGTCCTGCTGGGACTTCTTGCCTTTGGTTTGTACCGCCGCTACCTGTACATTAACAAAATGAGCAAAGTCCTTGGTAATGAAAAGGACCGGTCTGATAAATTATTGCTGAACATCCTGCCGGAACAAACCGCACGGGAATTAAAAGAATTTGGCAGGGTTAAATCACAGCGCTTTGAATCGGTCTCGGTGCTGTTTGCAGATTTCAAGGATTTCACCAACCTTTCGGAATATCTGGATCCCGAAGTGTTAGTGGAAAGCGTAGATTTTTACTTTTCCAAATTTGATGAAATAATTGAGAAATACGGGCTGGAAAAGATCAAAACTGTAGGCGACTGTTATATGTGCGCCGGCGGCCTCCCCTTCCCTTCCCATGACCATGCACACTCTATATTGCTCGCTGCGCTGGATATGACCAACTTTGTAAAAGAGGCGAAAGAGAATCAAAAAGATGATGAAATACGTTTTGACATACGTATTGGGGTAAATACCGGGCCGGTGGTAGCGGGAGTTGTAGGCAGCAGGAAATTTGCCTATGACATCTGGGGAGATACGGTAAATATCGCTTCCCGAATGGAAACAAATTCAGAAGCCGGACGCATCAATATTTCGCACAATACCTATCAATTGGTGAAATTTCATTTTGAATGTGAATACCGCGGTAAAGTAGAAGTTAAAAGCAAAGGCAGTATGAAAATGTATTACGTGAATGCAATTAAATTTCACCACCCCAAACACGACCGGGGAGAACTTGTAAGGCCGGAAGTGCAGGTGTGAAAGTTGCCCTTGTTTTCAAACGGGTTAATTTCCACCCCCAAACAAAACCCTCCGGAGTCTACCATTTAATGCGAATTGAATTTCATTATTCTATGGAGGATTTAACTTCCTCTCGTGCCGCCCCCAGGATTAATTTGAAATATTAAGACAAAATTTCACAAACACAACGGAAACCTGTGACATCATTTGGAAAGGATTCCGGCACTATGCCTTTATAATTCTCGCCGTACAAGGTATCAGTTTGGGTGTATTCTGAGATCTTAAAGAGGGTAAAATCTTTGGGGTTTTTCGTGGTCTTAAATCTTACAGGATTTTTCCCCTTTACAAGGAGCAGCTGTTCTTTATCCTGAAAATAATTCTTTGCCGCAGCAAGTTCTTCATTGAAAGGCAACCTGTAATTTATGCGGGAGGCATAATCTCTTTTGGCAATGTGTTTCGGGTTTGTTTGCCATAAATAGGAAACCATCCCTGATCTCCATGAACAATAATCTTCTGCCTCTTCTTTTGTAATCCCAAGCACCGGATGATACTTGTAATCTTCAATATAGGCTTTTTTATAAATTTCCCCGTGTGCAGTTTCCAGGTTTACTAAAGGGGATAAATAGAGATAATTCAAACTCTTTATAGTATCTTCTGTAGATTCCTGATACTCTTTAAAGGTTTGAAAGCCTTTCCCGGCCAGAAAATGTTTGACCTTCAGGTATTCCATAAACATCAAATTGGTCACCGGGGTTTTATCAATATAAAGCTCCGAATTAACCTGAATTGTTCCCGGCGGGTCTATCCCCTGCTCCATTTTCTGTCCAAATGCGACACAAAACCAAAAGCTAAACAGGAACACCGGTATTTTTTGCATATAATGAGGGTTTTAAAAAACCAATATAATAATTTAAAAATAACCACCTACCTGTTTTCATAAACCGGATTTCTAAGCAATAATGCTACTTTTCTTCCAACTTAAATTCCATTGTATAATTGGCATATTCCGGTTGGGTGATACCTTGGGCATATGGAATGTTTTCAGGTTGTGTATATTTTTGAAGATAGGAAGCATCAATTTTTTTATTGATTTCATCTTCGCTGTCAATTTTATGTCCCGAAACATTTACAATTTTCTCACCGTATTTTATCTGGCCCTTGCCGGATTTTAAAAATTCGGTGAACCAGCTTCTATCACTTTTATTCCAACTCCGGGAGAATAATCTGCCATTCACATTTACCATCCAGATTGGAAGAAATGTGGGGCGGTCCAAACCACCCTTTATCTCTATTCGGGTGTGAGTATTTAAATAATCGTACAGATCTTTTTCAAACATAAACTTGTTGGCTTATTAAGCGTTGTAAGGGTGTGCAGTTGTTTTTACTCAATTCCAAATTTTATGGAAACCTCGGTTTCTACCCGTATAGGTTTAAACTCAATATCTATTTGTTTTATTTCCTGCTTCATACTTGCACCGTATCCCACCACAACCATTTCATTGAGTTCTCCGCCATAACCAAAAGTCTGGTAATATTTGTCGGTAATAAACAAGGCCCGGGTGATCTTCTGGTCCAGTGGTTTTAAAAGGTATTCGGCCTGGGTCTTGGCTTTTGCCACTGCCCTTGATTTCAAATTGAGTTTTAATTCCTCCATCTTTGAGTACTCGGTTTTATCAAGGGACACATTGGAGATCCCAATATCTTCCAGTCCCACCAAAACCCTTCCCGCGGTTTGCGCATCAAAGACCTTGAGTTTGTAGGCTTTGCTTTTCAAAACATCCTTTTGTTTTAAAAAATATTTCTTGAAATTACTTCCAAGGTCTGAAAGCGAAAGTTGCTCTTTTAAGTTGATCCCCAGCGATTCCAGTTTGGCCGCCATTTTAATTTCCAGTTCTTCTACAGATTCCCGGTTGCGGTTATCAGATTCCCGAAGCAGGATGTCCAGATAAATGATATCAGGTTTTACCAACGTATCAACCATAGCGGTTGTTTCAAGATAAGGCTGATCAATAAAATTTTTGGTTTGCCCAAAAGATACAATGCTGAAAAGCAGCATTGGGAGGAGGAGTTTTAGATTGTTCATGGAGTTTTTAGAGGTTTTTTGTGAGTGTTTTTAAAAAAAGTAGGAGCTGAAGAGCTTGATGTTCGACGTGACATTTCGGGTTGATGGCTTGTTTAACTATGGGGTTTATCCCGTTTTCTTATTATTCCGTTTATTATATTAATGGGGAAAATTATCTGGCCGAAAATCGAAAGCAATGCAATCAAATAAATTACTAATGTCAGTATATTATTGAAACCACTTTCCTTGACCGGTTCCCGGAAAAGTTGTGCTAAAATCCAAATAATTAAAATTCCGCCAAATGTTAGAATTATATGAATCGAATTTAGCTGTTTGGATAACCTTCCATTGGCTTTTAGAATAATCCAATATACCAGACCGGTTAGCGCAAAAAGAATTGAAATCGCAATGGTAAGGTTGGTTTTGCTAAAAACGTAATATGTATTGCCAAGATTTATATTCAAGATTTCATTACTCTTCAACATTCCATACAGGATTATAAAAGGTATCGAAATCCAAAAAATCAGATGTGGTTTGTTTGTAATTCTTCTCATTTTTGTTTCAATTGGTGTTTAATGTCTCGTATAAAAACAGTGCGAGCCGGCAGGCGTGATTGTCCGCATGACAATCCGCCGAGCAAGCTCGCACGATGTTTCAATTCAAAACTAATTAAGTATTGTTTTTATACCGTGTTATGTGCAGGTACGTTTAAACAATGTAATTATTCTGTCATTCCCATTTGATTAATGGCTTGTTTATCGTGTAGAGAAATAGTGAAACTTAGTTCCGTCCACGCAGTGCCTTCAATTCCTTTCAAGTTTAATTTATTACCGGTTTTTTGAATAGTGAATAGAAATTTAGACAGGTCTGCATTTTTCTGGGAACCTTTCTTTTCAAGATCTGTCATACCATACTCATTAATTGCCTGAGGATTTGAATTGTCAGGTAAAGAATAGGTTAAAGTTTTCCAAGCACAACCTTCATCACATTCCATAATTATTTTGTTATTGTCAGCTATTTGAACTGTAACTAAAAAATCAGATAATATTATTTCTTGTTTTTCCTGTCCGAATAGAGAAGTAGCGGAGAAGGTCATTACCAAGATTAAACCCATAATTTGTAATAAGTTGTATTTTTTCAAAGTTTTCATAATATATTGACTTTTAAATTTTTATCTAATTTAATAATTTATTTTCATTTTTTTTCACTTGCTTACAACGTCTCGTATAAAAACTGTGCGAGCTGGCGAACTTGATTGTCGGCAGGTTCCGACCCAAGGGAACATCGGCAGCACAATCCGCTGAGCAAGCGAACACAGAGTTTCAATTCAAGACGGGTTTGAGCATTGTTTTTATATAATGTTGGCAAACGTTTATTTATCACTTAAATCAGTGTAGTAAAGCTTGGCAGCCTCTTCAATTTCTTCGTCGAATTTATCATCAAATTGAAAACTATACAAACGCCAATCATCCTTTGGTTTATAGAATTGAAAAGTTAATCTTAAAAATTGCCTGTCAAACTTTAGGAAATAAGAATGTAATTCATACGAATCTCCCAGTTTTTTCATCACAAGTTCTTCATATCCATAATATTCCCCCACTAACTCTTCATCAAATCTTACGAGTTGGGTTTTTACATTATTTATAGCATCTTGGATTCTATTGGTCCAAGGATTAGTTTCATATAATTTATCTACTGCCAATGAGGGTCCGTGGGTTTCATAATTTCGGAAAAAGGTGTCAATAATATCTTTTGTGGTGTTCTGGGCGTAAAATGAGGTTGAAGAAAGGAGCAGTAGTAATACGATTGTAATTTTTTTCATTTTTGTCTTTTAGGTTATTTATTAATGTTTGCCAACGTATCAATAATTGTACTGGTACATTTTTCGCTATCTTTCAAATCTATTAAAATTCTGTTAAAGGAACCTACGGTAACCCGTAAATCTGTTAAAATTTTTTCAAATCTACCTCTTTGCAGGCTGGTCCTAAAAACCAAAACATTGCTTATATTTAGCCCTCTTTAAAAACCCTGATTATATGCTTCACCGAATTTTGATGACCTTACTCCTTGTAATGTCTTCCGCAGTCCTGTTTGCTCAACAGGAAACCACAAAAAATGACACGCTTAAAAAAGACGAAAAAAAATGGGATGTAAACAATCCCTATACGACCGATTGGAAGATCAACAAAGTTGCGCTAAATACCAGTGAAGGTACCTGGATGAACCTGGACGTGAGTCCCGATGGCAAAACCATTGTCTTTGACCTCTTGGGAGATATTTATTCAATGCCGGTCTCAGGCGGGAAAGCTACTGCTTTAACTAGCGGGATGGCGTATACCGTACAGCCAAGATTTTCACCAGATGGAAAAAGGATCTCTTTTACCAGCGATGCCGCCGGGGGAGATAATATATGGGTGATGGATGCCGATGGTAAAAATGCCCGGCAGATCACCAAAGAAACTTTTCGACTGCTAAACAACGCAGTTTGGACCGCCGATGGAAATTCGGTTATCGCCCGTAAGCACTTTACCTCAGGAAGGTCGCTTGGTGCAGGTGAAATGTGGCAATACCACCTTGCAGGAAGCGCAGGGATACAGCTTACCGAAAAAAAGAATGACCAGCAGGATGTGAACGAACCCAGCACCTCCCGCGATGGGAAATACCTGTACTACAGTGAGGATATGTACCCGGGTGGCAACTTCCAGTACAATAAGGATCCTAACAGCCAAATCTACGTTATAAAAAGATATGACCTTACAACCGGAGAAACCCTCACCATTACCGGTGGACCGGGTGGGGCGGCAAGGCCACAGGTTTCTCCTGATGGAAAGAAACTTGCCTTTGTAAAAAGGATACGCACCAAAAGCGTGCTCTATATACACGACCTGGAAACAGGGGAGGAATGGCCGGTTTTTGATGCGTTGAGCAAAGACCAGCAGGAAGCCTGGGCGATCTTCGGGGTGTATCCCGGTTTCAACTGGATGCCCGATAATCGCGATATTATAATTTGGGCCGAAGGAAAAGTAAAAAGGATCAATACCGAAAATATCGCGGTAAGCGAGATCCCATTCACGGTAGAGAACACCATTGAGATCGCAGAAACCCACAGGTCGCAACACCAGGTGTTTTCAGATAATTTCAGCTCGAAAGTGATCCGCAATGCGGTGACTTCGCCGGATGGAAAGACCCTTGTATTCAATTCCGTAGGACATCTCTGGAAAAAGAACCTTCCCAACGGAAAACCTCAGCGCTTAACCAAAGATGATAATTTCGAATTTGAACCTGCTTTCTCCCCTAACGGGAAAGAGATCATTTATGTTTCCTGGACCGATGCAGGTTATGGCGCAATTAAAAAAGTTTCAGCAAACGGTGGGAATCCTTCCACCCTTACCACTCAAAAAGGAATATACCGCAACCCAGTCTTTTCAAATGATGGGAAATTGATCGTGTTCACCCGGGAATCGGGCAACAGCGATATGGGCCGAACTTTCTCCAAAGAACCGGGGATTTACCTGATGAATGCCAATGGAGAGAATCTACGAAAAATTACCAAAGAGGGAGATTTCCCTGTTTTCAGCAAAAATAACGACAGGATCCTGTATCAAACGGGTGGGGTTTTCTTCGGAAATCTTACCAAGAGCCTTAAAAGTGTTGACCTCAACGGAAAGGAAGAACGCACCCACATTACCTCAAAATATGCCAACAGGCTGGTGCCAAGCCCCGACAATCAATGGATCGCTTTCACCAATTTGCACAAGGCCTATGTGGCACCGTTTGTAATGACCGGAAAACCCATTGACCTGGATGATAAAAGCAAGACGGTTCCTGTTACCGCGATCACCAAAGATGCGGGAATGAACCTCCACTGGAGTGATAACAGCCAGAATATACACTGGACCCTGGGCGATGAATATTTCACCAACCGGGTTTCAGAAAAATTCACGTTTTTACCAAATTCGCCCGACACTATTTCACCCATTACCGAAACCGGGATCAAGGTGGGACTGGAATTAAAGGCTGATGTTCCAAAAGGCCAGATCGCCTTTACAAACGCCAGGATCATTACTATGAACGGCGATAAAGTGATCGAGAATGGAACTATCCTGATAAAGGAAAATAAAATTGTTGCCCTTGGTGCAGCGGGAGAAGTAAATGTTCCAAACGCCGCCAAAGTATATGACCTGCAGGGAAAAACCATTATGCCGGGTATAGTAGATGCCCACGCCCATATTGGTGCTTTCCGCTATGGCCTAACCCCGCAAAAACACTGGCCGTCTTATGCCAATTTAGCATTTGGGGTAACAACCGCGCACGATCCTTCGGCATTGAGCGAGACCGTCTTCGGGATTTCTGAATTGGTAAAAAGCGGGAAAATGGTTGGTCCAAGAATCTTTTCAACCGGGATCATCCTGTATGGCGCGGAAGGAGATTTCAAAGCCGATATCAACAGCCTGGAAGATGCGCGTTCGGCTTTGAGAAGAACAAAGGCTTTCGGGGCAATTTCAGTAAAAAGTTACAATCAGCCCCGCCGCGAGCAGCGCCAGCAGGTAATGCAGGCTGCCAAGGAACTTGGAATGAATGTGGTGCCAGAAGGGGGTAGTACATTTTTCCATAATATGAATATGATCGTAGATGGTCACACGGGAATTGAGCACAACATTCCCGTAGCTCCGGTATATAAAGATATCTATACCCTGTGGAGCAACAGTACCACCGGCTACACCCCTACCCTTATCGTGAATTACGGTGGAATTAACGGGGAATATTATTTCTATGAAAAATCCAATGTGTGGGAGAACGAAAAACTGCTGAATTTCACTCCGCGTCACATTGTTGATTCCCGCTCAAGACACCGCACCATGCTGCCTGAAGAGGAATATCAGCAAGGCCCGGTACTGGTATCAGAAACCGCAAAAGCGCTTACAGATAAAGGTGTAAAAGTAAACCTTGGAGCCCACGGCCAGTTACAGGGACTTGGAGCCCACTGGGAATTGTGGTTGTTGCAAATGGGCGGAATGACCAATATGGAGGCCCTGCGCGCTGCCACTTTGAACGGGGCAGAATACCTTGGTCTTGGAAAGGAAATTGGTTCCCTGGAAGTTGGAAAACTTGCAGATCTTATAGTGTTGAATGAGAATCCGCTGGAGGACATAAGAAATTCAGAAAGCATTATTTATACCATGGTAAACGGCAGGTTGTATGAGAGTGAAACCATGAATGAAATTGGGAATGAACCAAAAGAACGCGGCAAGTTCTATTGGGAAAACACCCGCAATAATGAAGCATTCCCCTGGCATGAAAGCACCGGCAGTTTTAGCACT encodes the following:
- a CDS encoding SIMPL domain-containing protein; the encoded protein is MNNLKLLLPMLLFSIVSFGQTKNFIDQPYLETTAMVDTLVKPDIIYLDILLRESDNRNRESVEELEIKMAAKLESLGINLKEQLSLSDLGSNFKKYFLKQKDVLKSKAYKLKVFDAQTAGRVLVGLEDIGISNVSLDKTEYSKMEELKLNLKSRAVAKAKTQAEYLLKPLDQKITRALFITDKYYQTFGYGGELNEMVVVGYGASMKQEIKQIDIEFKPIRVETEVSIKFGIE
- a CDS encoding adenylate/guanylate cyclase domain-containing protein — encoded protein: MKFNGKAWILAAFIFLVAPGLAAQNPALADSLIALYHSDESLENDLPTLKSIADNHTNPDIKLEYAEILITKAAKDSLYNYLHSGFLQKGNAMQLKGNYPTALDSYFRSLNYANLSNNRLGIGAINISIADTYSMIGNSLTSKRYYDRGIAILREVNDSIKLGSALLNVGDESFNSGDYDEALEYFSESGLIFKAIDYPLGRAYNLGNVGMVYAAQGKHTLAKKNINEAIEMLEELEQYYPIAVYLSTIADIYAAQNNIPNAFDYAKRSHELATRYGLKDQIGNSNLQLANLYEAAGNYKEAYKFYKNYIVYRDSVTNLQAIQQMADLRTDFEISQKQTEVDLLAQQKRNQKIIVISTGIALVLLGLLAFGLYRRYLYINKMSKVLGNEKDRSDKLLLNILPEQTARELKEFGRVKSQRFESVSVLFADFKDFTNLSEYLDPEVLVESVDFYFSKFDEIIEKYGLEKIKTVGDCYMCAGGLPFPSHDHAHSILLAALDMTNFVKEAKENQKDDEIRFDIRIGVNTGPVVAGVVGSRKFAYDIWGDTVNIASRMETNSEAGRINISHNTYQLVKFHFECEYRGKVEVKSKGSMKMYYVNAIKFHHPKHDRGELVRPEVQV
- a CDS encoding SUMF1/EgtB/PvdO family nonheme iron enzyme, translating into MQKIPVFLFSFWFCVAFGQKMEQGIDPPGTIQVNSELYIDKTPVTNLMFMEYLKVKHFLAGKGFQTFKEYQESTEDTIKSLNYLYLSPLVNLETAHGEIYKKAYIEDYKYHPVLGITKEEAEDYCSWRSGMVSYLWQTNPKHIAKRDYASRINYRLPFNEELAAAKNYFQDKEQLLLVKGKNPVRFKTTKNPKDFTLFKISEYTQTDTLYGENYKGIVPESFPNDVTGFRCVCEILS
- a CDS encoding DUF2255 family protein, with the protein product MFEKDLYDYLNTHTRIEIKGGLDRPTFLPIWMVNVNGRLFSRSWNKSDRSWFTEFLKSGKGQIKYGEKIVNVSGHKIDSEDEINKKIDASYLQKYTQPENIPYAQGITQPEYANYTMEFKLEEK
- a CDS encoding amidohydrolase family protein, which produces MLHRILMTLLLVMSSAVLFAQQETTKNDTLKKDEKKWDVNNPYTTDWKINKVALNTSEGTWMNLDVSPDGKTIVFDLLGDIYSMPVSGGKATALTSGMAYTVQPRFSPDGKRISFTSDAAGGDNIWVMDADGKNARQITKETFRLLNNAVWTADGNSVIARKHFTSGRSLGAGEMWQYHLAGSAGIQLTEKKNDQQDVNEPSTSRDGKYLYYSEDMYPGGNFQYNKDPNSQIYVIKRYDLTTGETLTITGGPGGAARPQVSPDGKKLAFVKRIRTKSVLYIHDLETGEEWPVFDALSKDQQEAWAIFGVYPGFNWMPDNRDIIIWAEGKVKRINTENIAVSEIPFTVENTIEIAETHRSQHQVFSDNFSSKVIRNAVTSPDGKTLVFNSVGHLWKKNLPNGKPQRLTKDDNFEFEPAFSPNGKEIIYVSWTDAGYGAIKKVSANGGNPSTLTTQKGIYRNPVFSNDGKLIVFTRESGNSDMGRTFSKEPGIYLMNANGENLRKITKEGDFPVFSKNNDRILYQTGGVFFGNLTKSLKSVDLNGKEERTHITSKYANRLVPSPDNQWIAFTNLHKAYVAPFVMTGKPIDLDDKSKTVPVTAITKDAGMNLHWSDNSQNIHWTLGDEYFTNRVSEKFTFLPNSPDTISPITETGIKVGLELKADVPKGQIAFTNARIITMNGDKVIENGTILIKENKIVALGAAGEVNVPNAAKVYDLQGKTIMPGIVDAHAHIGAFRYGLTPQKHWPSYANLAFGVTTAHDPSALSETVFGISELVKSGKMVGPRIFSTGIILYGAEGDFKADINSLEDARSALRRTKAFGAISVKSYNQPRREQRQQVMQAAKELGMNVVPEGGSTFFHNMNMIVDGHTGIEHNIPVAPVYKDIYTLWSNSTTGYTPTLIVNYGGINGEYYFYEKSNVWENEKLLNFTPRHIVDSRSRHRTMLPEEEYQQGPVLVSETAKALTDKGVKVNLGAHGQLQGLGAHWELWLLQMGGMTNMEALRAATLNGAEYLGLGKEIGSLEVGKLADLIVLNENPLEDIRNSESIIYTMVNGRLYESETMNEIGNEPKERGKFYWENTRNNEAFPWHESTGSFSTPGCTCH